In Thermococcus sp. 21S7, the following are encoded in one genomic region:
- the cas1b gene encoding type I-B CRISPR-associated endonuclease Cas1b: MRKRSITLLSDGTLFRRENTLYFENEKGKKPLAVEGVYDIYIYGHVNITSQALHFLAQRGIAVHFFNHYGYYDGSFYPKEKLHSGDLVIRQAEHYLDREKRLELARLFVKGSALNMEKNLRRWKVADGFSSMLGELFEELEDARKITEVMNVEARIRQEYYARWDEHLPEGFKIVKRTRRPPENEMNALISFLNSRLYATIVSELYNTQLVPTVSYLHEPGERRFSLALDLSEIFKPIIADRIANRLVKQGIIKKEHFREELNGILLTKEGMRKVTETYNAELRKSVRHPGLKKNVTKQRLIRLEAYKLMRHFVGVARYEPLVAWF; the protein is encoded by the coding sequence ATGAGAAAGCGCTCCATAACCCTGCTCTCCGATGGAACGCTCTTCCGGAGGGAAAACACCCTCTACTTCGAGAACGAGAAAGGCAAAAAGCCCCTCGCCGTTGAGGGTGTCTACGACATCTACATCTACGGCCACGTGAACATAACCTCCCAGGCCCTCCATTTCTTGGCTCAGAGAGGAATAGCCGTGCACTTCTTCAACCACTACGGCTACTACGACGGGAGCTTTTACCCCAAGGAGAAGCTCCACTCCGGGGACCTCGTCATCAGGCAGGCCGAGCACTATCTCGACCGGGAGAAGCGCCTTGAGCTGGCGAGGCTCTTCGTTAAGGGAAGCGCCCTCAACATGGAGAAGAACCTGAGGCGCTGGAAGGTCGCCGATGGCTTCTCCAGTATGCTGGGGGAGCTGTTTGAGGAGCTTGAGGATGCCCGCAAAATAACAGAGGTCATGAACGTCGAGGCCCGGATAAGGCAGGAATACTACGCCCGCTGGGATGAACATCTTCCTGAGGGCTTCAAGATAGTCAAGCGCACTCGCAGACCGCCGGAGAACGAGATGAACGCCCTGATAAGCTTTCTGAATTCGAGACTCTACGCGACGATCGTGAGCGAGCTGTACAACACCCAGCTCGTCCCCACCGTCAGCTACCTCCACGAGCCGGGCGAAAGGCGCTTTTCACTAGCCCTCGACCTGAGCGAGATATTCAAACCGATTATAGCCGACAGGATAGCCAACAGGCTCGTGAAACAGGGGATTATCAAGAAGGAACACTTCAGGGAGGAGCTCAACGGGATTCTGCTCACGAAAGAAGGCATGAGAAAAGTGACGGAGACATACAACGCTGAGCTGCGGAAGAGCGTGAGGCATCCGGGCCTAAAAAAGAACGTCACAAAGCAGAGGCTGATAAGGCTTGAGGCATACAAACTCATGCGCCATTTCGTTGGAGTCGCCAGGTATGAGCCGCTGGTGGCGTGGTTCTGA
- the cas2 gene encoding CRISPR-associated endonuclease Cas2, translating to MYVVIVYDVAVKRVNRVKKFLRQHLHWVQNSVFEGEVTRAEYERIKAGLKEIIDEDEDSVVIYRLRSQPLRDVFGTEKNPMEDII from the coding sequence ATGTACGTAGTTATAGTCTACGACGTGGCCGTAAAGAGAGTGAACAGGGTCAAGAAGTTCCTCCGCCAGCACCTTCACTGGGTTCAGAACAGCGTCTTTGAGGGCGAGGTTACCAGGGCAGAGTACGAGCGCATTAAAGCAGGGCTGAAGGAAATAATAGACGAGGACGAGGACTCCGTTGTAATCTACCGCCTCCGCTCACAGCCCCTCCGCGACGTCTTTGGAACGGAGAAGAATCCGATGGAGGACATCATCTAG
- the cas5 gene encoding CRISPR-associated protein Cas5, translating into MTKWLKLVVHFPSFYSYRIPEYSSQYALALPIIAPSTIKLAIVSTAIRISGKVETGKRIFDYIKNAKVGVKPPEKIVINSVFIKRLKKKDGIAIGAEGIGKTIILESKANKRLIIKTDSEVPVFKIGGKSTIGYYIPGELEVNIKDQTIKVSELIIWDKDLKIVKAGSDGFRPLKLTKNEAEGLSKDEKERKKRELKGLKTKLEGMYKEKLQTFLFMNKEKFKGRVLYRSEEFTLYTLSGNSQRFTIIEPKDKREFIFQSASTLASGFQESFGVREYIHFSGDVEVYMELSDDAPRDVTHYAKHIRYLGTSDSLAYVKSVELVEEPPQEVIFPVAISEILPGSYIYPVKDFSPKATFEQINPYSSKNPGKPYETKYYPIRLSRRPVEGSNWKVIFIS; encoded by the coding sequence AGGATACCGGAATATTCCTCACAGTATGCATTAGCGCTACCTATAATAGCCCCCTCTACAATAAAGCTGGCAATAGTCTCAACGGCAATAAGGATAAGCGGGAAAGTTGAAACTGGCAAACGGATTTTTGACTACATTAAAAATGCCAAGGTTGGTGTTAAACCGCCCGAAAAAATTGTAATCAATAGCGTTTTTATTAAAAGACTGAAGAAGAAGGATGGAATAGCCATTGGTGCCGAGGGAATTGGAAAAACGATTATTTTAGAGTCGAAAGCGAATAAAAGACTTATTATTAAGACAGATTCAGAGGTTCCTGTGTTTAAAATTGGAGGGAAATCAACAATAGGATATTACATCCCTGGAGAATTGGAAGTTAACATTAAAGACCAGACCATTAAAGTTTCTGAGTTAATCATTTGGGACAAGGACCTAAAGATCGTAAAAGCCGGTTCCGATGGATTTAGACCATTAAAGCTAACAAAAAACGAAGCAGAGGGATTGTCAAAAGATGAAAAAGAGAGAAAGAAAAGAGAACTTAAGGGACTAAAGACGAAACTTGAAGGTATGTATAAAGAAAAGCTGCAAACGTTCCTCTTTATGAATAAAGAAAAGTTCAAAGGGCGAGTACTATACCGTTCAGAAGAATTTACCCTCTATACCCTTTCTGGGAACTCACAAAGGTTCACAATAATAGAACCGAAGGACAAGAGAGAATTTATCTTTCAAAGTGCATCTACGTTGGCTTCCGGATTCCAAGAGAGCTTTGGCGTCAGAGAATACATACACTTCTCCGGAGACGTAGAGGTTTACATGGAACTGTCAGATGATGCTCCGAGAGACGTAACGCACTACGCAAAGCACATAAGATACCTTGGCACGAGTGATTCATTGGCATACGTGAAAAGCGTTGAACTCGTTGAGGAGCCCCCTCAAGAGGTGATATTCCCAGTTGCAATTTCTGAGATACTACCAGGTTCATACATCTACCCTGTGAAGGACTTTTCACCCAAAGCTACCTTTGAGCAGATCAACCCATATTCCTCAAAAAATCCTGGAAAGCCATATGAGACCAAATACTATCCCATAAGACTCTCCAGAAGGCCAGTAGAGGGTAGTAATTGGAAAGTCATTTTCATTTCTTAA
- the cas4 gene encoding CRISPR-associated protein Cas4 produces the protein MSEYPLDDLLITGTEINYLFICPTKLWYFTKGITMEQESEWVDLGRFLHEQRYASEEKEVQVGSIKIDFIRRGDTIEVHEVKLGKSMEKAHEMQALYYIYYLKKLGIKAKAILHYPKLNETKEIALDGREGEIETAIKEVERIKSLPLPPRPVKSKKCKKCAYYELCWV, from the coding sequence ATGAGTGAGTATCCCCTCGACGACCTCCTCATCACCGGCACGGAAATCAACTACCTCTTCATCTGCCCGACAAAGCTGTGGTACTTTACCAAAGGTATAACCATGGAGCAGGAGAGCGAGTGGGTTGACCTCGGCAGGTTCCTCCACGAGCAGCGCTATGCCAGCGAGGAGAAGGAAGTTCAAGTCGGGAGCATAAAGATTGACTTCATTCGGCGGGGCGATACCATAGAGGTCCACGAGGTCAAGCTCGGGAAAAGCATGGAGAAGGCCCACGAGATGCAGGCGCTCTACTACATCTACTACCTCAAAAAGCTCGGCATAAAGGCGAAGGCAATCCTGCATTATCCGAAGCTCAACGAGACGAAAGAAATAGCGCTCGACGGCAGGGAAGGTGAAATCGAGACGGCGATAAAGGAAGTCGAACGGATAAAATCACTACCCTTGCCACCAAGACCGGTCAAATCAAAGAAGTGCAAGAAGTGTGCCTACTACGAACTCTGCTGGGTTTGA
- a CDS encoding PD-(D/E)XK nuclease family protein, translated as MSMGEVEEFAKRLENYLRYGNPRGPKRSMPITQLSFCPLKLALSLRFDVRYFGTKNDGQILGTVLHAGLMDTIVNSWDYLKGNLQEKPLVEVPVQYELEDGWVLSGRADLVVGKHVFEFKFLHEYPYEGIPEGIEGPDEIPDDSVVIAYVEQLNAYLHMLPNVEVGHLWVFNRNSLVPWKKIPVKKDEEMFKELLQRARDVINLVEDLENGEVPERPEPRFGWECKNCIFRPICSAITERAPR; from the coding sequence ATGTCCATGGGTGAGGTGGAGGAGTTCGCGAAGAGGCTTGAAAACTACCTGAGGTACGGCAACCCGAGGGGACCAAAGAGGAGCATGCCTATAACGCAGCTATCCTTTTGCCCGCTTAAACTTGCCCTGAGCCTGCGCTTTGACGTCCGCTATTTTGGAACCAAGAACGACGGCCAGATTTTGGGGACGGTGCTACACGCCGGACTGATGGACACGATAGTCAATTCCTGGGACTACCTGAAGGGCAATCTACAGGAGAAACCGCTCGTCGAGGTCCCGGTTCAGTACGAACTTGAGGACGGGTGGGTTCTGAGCGGGCGGGCCGACCTGGTCGTCGGAAAGCACGTCTTCGAGTTCAAGTTCCTTCACGAATACCCCTACGAGGGAATCCCCGAGGGCATCGAGGGGCCAGATGAAATACCCGATGACAGCGTGGTGATAGCGTACGTCGAACAGCTGAACGCGTACCTCCACATGCTTCCCAACGTTGAAGTCGGGCACCTATGGGTGTTCAACCGGAATAGCCTCGTGCCGTGGAAAAAGATACCTGTGAAGAAGGACGAAGAAATGTTCAAAGAGTTATTACAGCGCGCCAGAGACGTCATAAATCTCGTTGAGGACCTTGAGAATGGAGAAGTCCCAGAAAGGCCCGAGCCGAGGTTCGGCTGGGAGTGCAAGAACTGCATCTTCAGGCCGATATGTTCTGCAATCACAGAGAGGGCGCCTAGATGA